Sequence from the Paramisgurnus dabryanus chromosome 3, PD_genome_1.1, whole genome shotgun sequence genome:
GCAGCCATCAGAAGCACATTGCAAAAGCTCCCTCCCTGCCCTGGCATCCCATCCTTATTGCAGTTCTTGCTTTCCCAGCCATCACGTGACTTTGAGGTCATTTGTGTGTCTGATGCCAATACAGTCTTCATAGAGACGTGGCTGCAGCACTTGGGGTTCCGCCCACTGTTTCTACGCATTTTCAGCAACCCAGCTCACTTTGATGATAATGGGCAGCTGCAGCTTCGCCCCTTCCACTCCCATGACTGCCTGCGGTGCCCGGCGAACATGTGCAAGGCGGTGGTGGTGAGACAGTACTTGGCCCAGCGCATACGTGAGAGGGGTGGGCGACCCTATCAGAAGGTTCTGTATGTAGGTGATGGTGCCAATGATTTCTGCCCATCACTAACCCTATCACCAGGTGATATTGCGTTCCCCCGTTGGGACTTCCCA
This genomic interval carries:
- the phospho1 gene encoding probable phosphatase phospho1; amino-acid sequence: MMRDSVFNCCVSPSHPPGGAEEHHEHSSRAQAQPPNDRRFLIFFDFDETLVDECSDDCMVTAAPGGALPGWLKDTYRPGHYNEYMQRVLAFLAEQGVTPAAIRSTLQKLPPCPGIPSLLQFLLSQPSRDFEVICVSDANTVFIETWLQHLGFRPLFLRIFSNPAHFDDNGQLQLRPFHSHDCLRCPANMCKAVVVRQYLAQRIRERGGRPYQKVLYVGDGANDFCPSLTLSPGDIAFPRWDFPMHKLIREMGEAKPGEFKATVVPWKSGEDVISTLKKILERP